Within Coregonus clupeaformis isolate EN_2021a chromosome 20, ASM2061545v1, whole genome shotgun sequence, the genomic segment AGGTGGCCGATATGGAGAAAAACTTGCGATACATGTACATTTTGCTCGATAACAACAAATACAacgatttaaaaaaataataatgtggaCAGTTAAGCTATTTCAACATTATCCAGGAAATGCATGAttttatattttgatgtgcaacctgtCAAAATAGGATCCAGAATTATCAGTTTTCTGTTTGGCTCTTCAGATAATTTCCAGACATCTTTGTGcatattggcctataggctatacagtgccttgcaaaagtattcatcccccttggcgtttttcctattttgttgcattacaacctgtaatttaaatggatttttatttggatttcatgtaatggacatacacaaaatagtcccaataggtgaagtgaaatgaaaaaaataacttgtttcaaaaaattctaataacggaaaagtggtgcgtgcatatgtattcaccccttttgctatgaagcccctaaataagatctggtgcaaccaattaccttcagaagtcacataattagttagattgcacacaggtgaactttatttaagtgtcacatgatctgtcacatgatctcagtgtgtgtgtgtgtatatatattacagtgaggggaaaaaagtatttgatcccctgctgattttgtacgtttgcccactgacaaagaaattatcagtctatagttttaatggtaggtttatttgaacggcaggtagcttagtggttaagagcattgtgccagtaaccgaaaggtcgctggttctaatccccgagccgactaggtgaaaaatctgtcgacgtgcccttgagcaaggcacttaaccctaattgctcctgtaagtcgctctggataagagcgtctgctaaatgactaaaatgtaaaaaattgaacagtgagagatagaataacaacaacaaaaaattgatttgcattttaatgagggaaataagtatttgacccctctccaaaacatgacttagtactcggtggcaaaacccttgttggcaataatataataataatatgccatttagcaaacgcttttatccaaagcgacttacagtcatgcgtgcatacatttttgtgtatgggtggtcccggggatcgaacccactaccttggcgtttcaagcgccgtgctctaccagctgagctacagaggaccacagaggtcagacgtttcttgtagttggccaccaggtttgcacacatctcaggagggattttgtcccactcctctttgcagatcttctccaatcattaaggtttcgaccctgacgtttggcaactcgaaccttcagctccctccacagattttctatgggattaaggtctggagactggctaggccactccaggaccttaatgtgcttcttcttgagacactcctttgttgccttggctgtgtgttttgggtcattgtcatgctggaatacccatccacgacccatttttcaatgccctggctgagggaaggacgttctcacgcaagatttgacagtacatggccctgtccatcgtccctttgatgcggtgaagttgtcctgtccccttagcagaaaaacacccccaaagcataatgtttccacctccatgtttgacggtggggatggtgttcttggggtcataggcagcattcctcctcctccaaacacggcgagttgagttgatgccaaagagctcgattttggtctcatctgaccacaacactttcacccagttctcctctgaatcattcagatgttcattggcaaacttcagacgggcctgtatatgtgctttcttgagcagggggaccttgcgggcgctgcaggatttcagtccttcacggcgtagtgtgttaccaattgttttcttggtgactatggtcccagctgccttgagatcattgacaagatcctcccgtgtagttctgggctgattcctcaccgttctcatgatcattgcaactccacgaggtgagatcttgcatggagccccaggccgagggagattgacagttcttttgtttcttccatttgcgaataatcgcaccaactgttgtcaccttctcaccaagctgcttggcgatggtcttgttgcccattccagccttgtgtaggtctacaatcttgtccctgacatccttggagagctctttggtcttggccatggtggagagtttggaatatgattgattgattgcttctgtggacaggtgtcttttatacaggtaacaagctgagattaggagcactccctttaagagtgtgctcctaatatcagctcgttacctgtataaaagacacctgggagccagaaatctttttgatttgagagggggtcaaatacttatttccctaatttaaaatgcaaatcaatttataacatttttgacatgcgttttcttctggatttttttgttgttattctgtctcactgttcaaataaacctaccattaaaattatagactgatcatttctttgtcattgggatcaaatacttttttccctcactgtatggcaccacaacaaacctgccaagagagggccgcccaccaaaactcacggaccaggcaaggagggcatgtgggagactccccaaacatatggaagaaggtactctggtcagatgagacaaaaattgagctttttggccatcaaggaaaacgcaatgtctggcgcaaacccaacacctctcatcaccccgagaacacaatcctcacagtgaagcatggtggtggcagcatcatgctgttgggatgtttttcatcggcagggactgggaaactggtcagaattgaaggaatgatggatggcgctaaaaacagggaaattcttgagggaaacctgtttcagtcttccaaagatttgagactggggcggaggttcacattccagcaggacaatgaccctaagcatactgctaaagcaacactcgagtggtttaaggggaaacatttaaatgtcttgaaatggcctagtcaaagcccagacctcaatccaattgagaatctgtggtatgacttaaagattgttgtacaccagcggaacccatccaacttgaaagagctggagcagtttttccttgaagaatgggcaaaaatcccagtggctagatgtgccaagcttatagagccaTAAccagagacttgcagctgtaactgctgcaaaaggtggctctacaaagtattgactttgggggggggggggtgaatagttatgcacgctcaagttttcagttttttgtcttatttcttgtttgtttcacccaaaaattattttgcatcttcaaagtggtaggcatgttgtgtaaatcaaatgatacaaaccccccaaaacttTCCAGTGCTAGACTACTTGATGTAGGCCTATTAACTGCAAATGCTCCGCGTGCGCATAAAACCATACTTCAGCCTACTCTCGTTGTAAAGTGGTGCCATGAACTCAATATTAATAGGTGAGAAATACATTGTATACTCACAGAAATCTGTGACTCTCCTCTCTGTAACTAGAACAATAGTAGTTGTTTTGAAAACGTTATTTGTTCTCCAATTGCATTTTGAGCAATGCTCATATATGCTTGTGCTCCCTCCTCCGTGTGCACAGTGACCAAATAGTGGTTTTAGAACAATCTACAGGAACGTTGTGTAGAAAAATCACAGGAAATTACAGATGTAAGCAAAATGGTTCGGTAAGAGGAAGGCAGTGTTGGTGTTTGGTAGTTTTCGGTTTATTGTCCCAGCTCTAGTATAACCCCAGTCACCTGCTGTGAGCTAGAGGCTCATATTAAGGGCTCTGTAGGCCCAGACTCTGACCTGGTGTCCTCTTTGTGTTTTCTGTCTCCAGGAGGGTATAACCGAGAGGAGTGCCTGAGGACGGTGGAGTGTTACGACCCCAAAGACGACCGCTGGACCTTCACCGCTCCCATGCGGACTCCCAGGGCTCGCTTCCAGATGGCAGTGCTCATGGTACGACACCCTGACCTTTGAACCCTAATTTCATAGGATTGACAGGTGCCTGTCTGACTTAAACCTGCCCCTCTGTCTCCTCATCTCTCATAGGGTCAGCTGTACGTGATGGGCGGCTCCAACGGCCACTCGGACGAGCTGAGCTGTGGGGAGACGTACGATCCGCACACTGACACATGGGCTCAGGTGCCAGAGCTCCGGACCAACCGCTGCAACGCAGGTGTCTGCTCGTTGAACAACAAGCTGTTTGTGGTGGGAGGGTCGGACCCCTGTGGGCAGAAAGGCCTGAAGAACTGTGACGCTTTTGACCCTGTCACCAAGACCTGGAACAACTGTGCTCCCCTCAACATCAGTAAGTACCTATACCACACACATGctacacaccagaggaggctggtgggaggagctttaggaggacgggctcattgtaataaatggaatggtatcaaacacatcaaatgtTCCATTATTCCATTCcggccattacaatgagcccatcctcttaaagctcctcccaccagcctcctctgctacaCACCGACTGTACCTATATCTCTCATAGTGTACACTGAGCAAAAAGGTTCCAGATAATAGGGGCTCCTTTGACTTGTCTCCAGGGTGGAACCCTTTAGTAATGGTGCTTATTATTAATTGCATGTACTGTCTTAGTGAAGAACTGGAACAGGTTTGAGTTGGCCAGTGAATGTGAAAAGTGATGAATGTGTGGTGTTAACTCTGTTCCCCTAGGGAGGCACCAGGCGGCGGTGTGTGAGCTAGAGGACTTCATGTACGTGATTGGAGGTGCCGAGTCGTGGAACTGCCTGAACACAGTGGAGCGCTACAACCCTGAGAACAACACCTGGACCCTCATCTCCCCCATGAACGTGGCCCGCAGGGGGGCTGGGGTGGCCGTCTACTCTGGTAAGAGACTTCTCCATAGAAATAGCTTTCTGATTCTATTGTCTGCTCTAAACTGGGGAAGGCTCAAGGGGATTACCATGTAGAGGGTAATGGGTTCACTGGGGTGGGGATGCGGTTTGCTTTGGTTGCAACCTCGGAATTTGGCAGAAATATCCAAATCGTTACTCAGATTTGTGCTGACCGTTCTCTCTCCTTATCactttctccttctcttcccctctctaggGAAGCTCTTCGTGGTTGGTGGGTTTGATGGCTCCCATGCCCTCCGCTGCGTTGAGGTCTACGACCCAGCCCGCAACGAGTGGAGGATGCTGGGTAGCATGACCGTGGCACGCAGCAATGCGGGCGTGGCCGTGCTGGGTGATGTCATCTGCGCCATGGGCGGCTTCGACGGAAACAACTTCCTGAACACGCTGGAGGTTTACGACCCCGAGACGGATGAGTGGAGCGACTGCGCCGATGCCCTCTCCTCCTCCGCCTGAGGGTTAAGGGTCAGAGGTCAAGTGTGGGGAAGGGGGGGTTACCGTTCCCAAACTAACAGGCTTAGTGACGTAATCGTGTTTTGTGATGTTCTGTACGTGAGTGGGAGGAAGGGGAATCATTTTGGCAGGGGTTCTTCAGTGAAGACTGGAATATTTGGGGGGGGGTGGTTGCCGAAAGCAACATTAAGCATTTGCATACAAAATTTTTCGTGCTGTATATAGTTTCCTTTTTGTCTTAAGAATGCCAACATTTAATACACTTTAGTGCAATttcgtttattttattttttttagagtTGAAAGGTTTGTGTATTGTTTTCAGAGAAGAAGCTACTGTTCTGGTCATCTCAAGACTACATTGGACCTACTGGTCTGGATGGGTGATGGTACTGGAAAACTTTGGGTTGACTTGATTTAGAAAGTGATTCTGAATATTTGTTTTCATTTTGAACTATCATTTTAACTCACACATATTTAAAGATCTGCAGTTTGAAGCCTTATTCAAAGAAAGAGTAACTCCCATCATGGCTTTGTCATTTAAACTAAAGCTGGATTGCTTTTCGAATCTTTAATGATGgcctttttttatatttttatacacTGCTGATTTACCAATAGAGGAAGTAGCGGACGCACATGACAACTGAGTCATCAAATGAAACCAGTGCCAGTTTAGtaacatagcacacacacacacacacacacaaccatgctTCTGTGCTTGTTCTAACCAAGTCTTTTGTTAATGCGTTTTGACTAATTCACTATTGTAGAGATGCTGTTTTCTTTATTTCTTGTGGTGTTTTAAAAGGTTTCAGACATTTGGCTTCGATTTTCTTTTTTGAGGTTAGAAGCATTGGAAGGTGCTGTATCACATTTGTAACACGCTGATATTCCTTAACTAATAAACCATTTCAACCTGACGGCATGTGTTCTTGTAGTTTTTTTATTTCAATTTCCAATGAATACAGTACTAgaaccagtctcaacgtcaacagtgaagaggcgactctgggatgctgaccttctaggcagagttgcaaagaaaaagccatatctcagactgcccatcttaatcttttctttttattggccagtctgagatatggctttttctttgcaactctgcctagaaggtcagcatcccggagtcgcctcaggtgttttgcgggtactatttaatgaagctgccagttgaggacctgtgaggcgtctgtttctcaaactagacactaatggaTTTGTCCTGTTGCTCAGTtgtacaccggggcctcccactcctctttctattctggttagagccagtttgcgctgttctgtgaagggagtagtacacagcgttgtacaccggggcctcccactcctctttctattctggttagagccagtttgcgctgttctgtgaagggagtagtacacagcgttgtacaccggggcctcccactcctctttctattctggttagagccagtttgcgctgttctgtgaagggagtagtacacagcgttgtacaccggggcctcccactcctctttctattctggttagagccagtttgcgctgttctgtgaagggagtagtacacagcgttgtacgagatcttcagtctgatgagtccaaatttgagatttttgattccaactgccgtatctttgtgagacgcagagtagatgaacggatgatctccgcatgtgtggttcccaccgtgaagtatggaggaggaggtgtgatggtgtgggggtcctTTGTTGGTGAcattgtcagtgatttatttagaattcaaggcacacttaaccagcatggctaccacagcattctgcagcgatacgccatcccatctggttttgatgtcttcactattattctacaatgtagaaaatagtaaaaataaagaaaaacccttgaatgagtaggtgtgtccaaacgtttgactggtactgtatgtgggaggtgttgctgtagatATTCatagccatatccctgtaatgcttagagaagatcttatgtcaagcgttattgaagtgttgtggttgcaggttcacttggtacatctaaagccttttcttttaggttgttgctataggccaccaagtgctaacagtcagtgtctaaataatgtgtgaaatgcttgatagagtatgtgatgtaaacagagaggtctactttcttggggatttgaatattgactggttttcatcaagctgtctgctcaagaggaagcttctctctgtaaccagtgcctgtaaactggttcaggttattaatcaacctacccgggtgtttacaaacactacaggaacaagatcatccacatgtatcgatcacatttttactgtatccgtacccattggatgcagtgatcacaatatagtggctatatccaggaaagccaaggttccaaaagctgggcctaaaatagtgtataagagatcatacaaaatatttagctgtgactcttatgtggatgatgttcaaaatatttgttggtctgatgtgattaataaggagcatccagacgctgcacttgatgaatttatgaagttgcttcttccaattattgataaacatgcacctgttaagaaactgactgttaaaaCTGTTAAGggtccatggattgatgaggaattgaaaaactgtatggttgaaagagatggggcaaaaggagtggctaataagtctggctgcacatctgactggctgatttactgcaaattgagaaattatgtgactaaactcaacaaaatagaagaagaaactgtatgatggatgatggagaaaaaaaactttggagtactttaaatgaaattatgggcagaaagacaaattcaactccatctttcatcgaatcagatggcttattcatcacaaccatttgatgttgccaattattttaatgattacttcattggcaaagtgggcaaacttaggcaggaaatgccaacaacaaacagtgagccatcgtattcatgcataaaaaaaacaaataatgaaagaaaagcattgtaagtttGAATTTTTTTAAGTTAGTgtgagaggtggaaaaattattggtaTCGAttaataatgacaaacctcctggcattgacaacttagatggaaaactactgaggatggtagctgactctatagccactcctatctgtcatatctttaatctgagcctagaggaaagtctttgtcctcaagcctggagggaagccaaagtaatttcgctacccaagagtggtaaagcggcctttactggttctaacagcagaccttgCTAagagcttgctgccagctcttaacaaactgtcagaaaaaaatggtgtttgaccaaatacaatgctatttctctgtaaacaaattaacaacagactttcagcatgcttatttttttatttcacctttatttaaccaggtaagccagtagagaacaagttctcatttacaactgcgacctggccaagataaagcaaagcagtgcgattaaaaacaacaacacagagttacatatggggtaaaactaaacataaagtcaaaaatacaacaaaatatata encodes:
- the ivns1abpa gene encoding influenza virus NS1A-binding protein homolog A isoform X2; translation: MERVKQICGDYLLSKMDSQTAISFRNFASCMGDGRMLAKIDAYIQEHLLEVSEQEDFLKLPRLKLEVMLEDSLSLPSNGKLYNKVLNWVQRSLWENGGQLDRLMEEVQTLYYSADHKLLDGALIIEEHGVFGVGAEDHIQFVQKKPPRENSNTQRPLSSSSSGSTSPSGSTSNTPHRREWKYIASEKTTNNTYLCLAVLDGVLCVIFLHGRCSPQSSPSATPCLMKSLSFEAQPEELEEHPLTAMHYARSGLGTAALHGRLIAAGGYNREECLRTVECYDPKDDRWTFTAPMRTPRARFQMAVLMGQLYVMGGSNGHSDELSCGETYDPHTDTWAQVPELRTNRCNAGVCSLNNKLFVVGGSDPCGQKGLKNCDAFDPVTKTWNNCAPLNIRRHQAAVCELEDFMYVIGGAESWNCLNTVERYNPENNTWTLISPMNVARRGAGVAVYSGKLFVVGGFDGSHALRCVEVYDPARNEWRMLGSMTVARSNAGVAVLGDVICAMGGFDGNNFLNTLEVYDPETDEWSDCADALSSSA